The Nitrospira sp. KM1 genome includes a window with the following:
- a CDS encoding NAD-dependent epimerase — protein MTGPTSLTLVTGVAGFIGFHVAKRLIDRGDHVIGLDNVNDYYDVRLKEARLARLAPLNGYQLVRLDLANRQGMKELFSEYPIKRVVHLAAQAGVRYSLVNPHAYTDSNIEGFLNVLEGCRHSQVEHLVYASSSSVYGGNTQMPFSIHDNVDHPVSLYAATKKANELMAHCYAHLYRLPCTGLRFFTVYGPWGRPDMALFIFTKAILEGKPIEVFNDGKMRRDFTYIDDIVEGIIRTLDHTAQPNPDWCGDRPDPGTSSAPARIYNIGNHQPVELLRFIEVLEQTIGKKAEKKFLPLQAGDVPATYADIDDLSRDVGFAPATPIEVGIARFVEWYREFYKI, from the coding sequence ATGACCGGACCCACATCCCTGACGCTCGTGACCGGCGTGGCCGGGTTTATCGGCTTCCATGTTGCCAAGCGGTTGATCGACCGGGGCGATCATGTCATCGGGCTCGACAATGTGAACGACTATTACGATGTGCGGCTCAAAGAGGCGAGATTGGCTCGTCTGGCTCCGTTGAACGGGTATCAGTTGGTGCGGCTCGATTTGGCGAATCGGCAGGGAATGAAGGAGCTGTTTTCGGAATATCCGATCAAGCGGGTCGTCCACCTGGCCGCCCAGGCCGGAGTCCGATATTCATTGGTCAATCCGCACGCCTATACCGACAGCAATATCGAAGGCTTCTTGAATGTATTGGAGGGATGCCGCCATTCACAGGTCGAACATCTGGTTTACGCTTCATCGAGTTCGGTCTATGGGGGCAATACACAGATGCCTTTTTCGATCCATGACAATGTCGACCACCCGGTTTCGCTCTATGCGGCCACTAAAAAGGCCAATGAGCTGATGGCGCATTGCTACGCGCATTTGTACCGGTTGCCCTGTACCGGCCTGAGATTTTTTACGGTGTACGGGCCTTGGGGCAGGCCCGATATGGCGCTGTTTATCTTTACGAAGGCCATTCTGGAAGGTAAACCGATCGAAGTGTTCAACGATGGCAAGATGCGCCGGGACTTTACCTATATCGATGACATCGTCGAAGGCATTATCCGGACCCTCGACCATACGGCACAGCCGAATCCCGACTGGTGCGGGGACAGGCCTGATCCTGGCACCAGCTCGGCTCCAGCCAGGATTTATAATATCGGCAATCACCAACCGGTCGAGCTGCTTCGCTTCATCGAGGTGTTGGAGCAGACAATCGGCAAGAAGGCGGAAAAGAAGTTTCTCCCGCTCCAGGCCGGCGATGTGCCCGCCACATACGCGGATATCGACGATCTGTCGCGAGACGTCGGATTCGCTCCTGCTACGCCGATCGAGGTGGGGATTGCGCGTTTCGTCGAGTGGTATCGGGAGTTCTACAAAATTTAA
- the ftcD gene encoding glutamate formimidoyltransferase gives MNQIVECVPNFSEGRNQATVRALVTAASSVHGVRVLDHTMDRDHHRSVVTFAGQSEAVLEAAFRVICVATDRIDLRRHRGGHPRVGATDVVPFVPIRGATMQDCAQLARRLGQRVGQELEIPVFLYERAAPHPDHAPLEAVRRGGLKGLAYRMASDPDWNPDFGPSRMHKTAGAVIVGARGPLVAFNVNLRSTQLEVAQAIARAVRQSNGGVSHVKAIGVALPSRGLVQVAMNLTDIEQTSVHVAFEAVQAVASLHGVAIAGSEIVGLVPRQALTDAGIDALRLEGFDPGQVLESKIEDGGGHRLTTRDRDKAEPAIDLREATVSQLLDAVGAAEPVPAGASVIAIVGALSAALGLMGARLGRQRNLERRFSSEVARLGELAQADGAAYRRYLLATGLEKSNRRRTAALSSALHRATDIPLEIAERAVEAGTLLHECSRYAKTRMQSDLKVGFLLALAAAEAGLHTVAQNIKIQPNQRLKAKIRQRFKRTTVCLEELRRLCYTPAASQESSVQALPEKVRIQREWKSRSSTTTLKKPSRSPRKNSPGKVSSGN, from the coding sequence ATGAATCAAATCGTGGAATGCGTGCCGAATTTCAGTGAAGGACGAAATCAGGCGACGGTGCGCGCTCTCGTGACTGCTGCGTCCTCCGTTCACGGTGTCCGGGTGCTCGATCATACGATGGACCGGGACCATCATCGATCTGTTGTGACATTTGCCGGACAGTCGGAGGCAGTACTCGAAGCCGCGTTTCGTGTCATTTGCGTGGCTACAGATCGCATTGATCTGCGCCGCCATCGGGGAGGGCATCCGCGAGTGGGAGCGACCGACGTGGTGCCGTTCGTGCCGATCCGTGGCGCGACGATGCAAGATTGCGCGCAATTGGCGAGACGCCTCGGACAACGGGTGGGACAGGAACTGGAGATTCCCGTCTTTCTGTACGAACGAGCGGCACCACATCCGGATCACGCACCGCTCGAAGCCGTGCGCCGGGGTGGGCTTAAAGGATTGGCGTACCGCATGGCCTCGGATCCCGACTGGAATCCGGACTTCGGTCCCTCCCGGATGCACAAAACGGCTGGAGCGGTCATTGTCGGAGCGCGAGGTCCATTAGTTGCCTTCAACGTAAATCTCCGATCAACTCAGCTTGAGGTCGCGCAAGCCATTGCCAGAGCCGTGAGGCAATCCAACGGCGGCGTATCGCATGTCAAAGCCATCGGCGTCGCGCTCCCCAGCCGCGGTCTGGTACAAGTCGCCATGAATCTGACGGATATCGAGCAGACCTCGGTTCATGTCGCGTTTGAAGCGGTGCAGGCGGTGGCCTCTCTTCATGGGGTTGCCATTGCAGGGTCGGAGATCGTCGGACTGGTCCCGCGGCAGGCCCTGACCGATGCGGGAATCGATGCATTGAGACTGGAAGGCTTCGATCCTGGGCAGGTCCTGGAGTCCAAAATCGAGGACGGCGGCGGCCATCGTCTCACGACCCGCGACCGTGATAAAGCCGAACCTGCGATAGATCTGCGGGAGGCGACCGTCTCACAATTGTTGGATGCAGTGGGGGCGGCCGAACCGGTTCCTGCCGGCGCTTCCGTCATCGCGATCGTTGGCGCACTTTCCGCTGCACTTGGCCTGATGGGTGCCAGACTCGGACGCCAACGGAATCTTGAACGTCGTTTTTCGTCAGAGGTTGCCCGCCTGGGTGAATTGGCACAGGCGGACGGAGCGGCCTATCGCAGGTACCTCCTTGCTACGGGACTCGAGAAATCCAATCGTCGTCGCACCGCCGCCCTCTCATCGGCGCTCCACCGTGCGACGGACATTCCGCTGGAGATCGCCGAGCGCGCCGTCGAGGCTGGAACGCTCCTTCATGAATGTTCGCGATACGCTAAAACGAGGATGCAGTCTGATTTGAAGGTCGGATTTCTGCTGGCCCTCGCTGCTGCCGAAGCTGGCCTGCATACGGTAGCTCAAAATATAAAAATACAACCAAATCAGCGGCTTAAGGCCAAGATTCGTCAAAGATTCAAGCGTACCACCGTTTGTCTTGAGGAACTTCGGAGGCTGTGTTACACTCCGGCCGCGAGTCAGGAATCTTCTGTACAGGCTTTGCCTGAGAAAGTGCGGATACAGCGCGAATGGAAATCAAGGTCTTCAACAACAACGTTGAAAAAGCCCTCAAGGTCGCCAAGAAAAAACTCGCCGGGGAAGGTCTCTTCAGGGAATTAA
- a CDS encoding cation:proton antiporter: protein MTDYGILGNLLVIFSVSIAVVFLFHQFRLPSIAGFLVAGALIGPHGFNLISDIGTVQVLAEIGVVLLLFTIGIEFSLVQLASLRRLLLVAAPIQVGGVLLVAWAVALLVGINWQEGIFWGFLLSLSSTAIVLKTLASRGDSDSIHGRATIGILIFQDLAVVPMMLLTPILASHAEGAGFSILLTLGKSALVVGVVVAAAWYAVPKLLEHIVRSRSRELFLLTIIVLCLGIAWLTSLGGLSLALGAFIAGLVISESEYSHQAMAEVLPFRDSFNSLFFVSIGILMDWRVLLAHPVMVAGLLVGIVAVKFASGTLAALAVESPPRSAIMVGVAVAQVGEFSFLLAQQGQENGLLRGDPYQVFLAVSILSMIMTPFLMQWSPAMARRVEAVQRLRHWLPSRTEAHAIHSEGKHIRIKDHVIIVGYGLNGRNLARVLSETEIPHVALDLDGDTVRRESQHGVPVYYGDGTNANVLHHMKVEDAKVLVVAISDPFVTRRAVQVAKGLNPKIHIVVRTRYLRELEELHQLGADDVVPEEFETSIEIFALVLRTYNMPQDFVTRKAEQIRREGYALLRRSELPELAHHLRGGTLTDAEVETCRIEDDSPSAGKSFGELAIRPMTGASVIAWTRSGITESNPSLKIKLLAGDIVVLLGSREQIRRAMSLLVESKTE, encoded by the coding sequence ATGACCGATTACGGTATACTCGGAAACCTGCTCGTCATTTTCTCGGTGTCGATCGCCGTGGTCTTCCTGTTTCATCAGTTCCGGCTGCCTTCGATAGCGGGATTTCTGGTGGCAGGCGCGCTGATCGGGCCGCACGGATTCAATCTCATTTCCGACATCGGTACAGTCCAAGTACTCGCCGAGATCGGGGTCGTCCTTCTCCTCTTTACGATCGGCATCGAATTTTCACTCGTACAGCTGGCTTCGCTCCGGCGCCTTCTGCTGGTCGCCGCGCCCATTCAGGTCGGCGGTGTGCTGCTGGTCGCGTGGGCGGTGGCCCTTCTCGTCGGGATCAACTGGCAGGAAGGTATTTTTTGGGGGTTTCTACTCTCGTTGAGCAGCACGGCCATTGTTCTGAAGACATTGGCCAGTCGGGGAGACAGCGATTCCATCCATGGTCGTGCCACGATCGGGATCCTGATTTTCCAGGATCTTGCGGTTGTTCCGATGATGCTCCTGACGCCGATTCTGGCGAGCCACGCGGAAGGAGCGGGATTTTCGATTCTGTTGACGTTGGGCAAGTCGGCGCTGGTGGTCGGCGTAGTCGTCGCTGCGGCCTGGTATGCCGTGCCGAAACTTCTTGAGCACATCGTGCGGAGTCGAAGCCGTGAGTTGTTCCTGCTGACGATTATCGTGTTGTGTCTCGGCATCGCCTGGCTGACCTCATTAGGCGGATTGTCATTGGCGCTCGGAGCCTTTATTGCCGGCCTGGTCATTTCCGAATCGGAATACAGCCATCAGGCGATGGCGGAAGTGCTGCCGTTCCGCGATAGCTTCAACAGCCTCTTTTTTGTCTCGATCGGCATCCTCATGGACTGGCGTGTGCTGCTGGCACATCCGGTCATGGTCGCCGGGCTTCTTGTGGGTATCGTGGCTGTGAAGTTTGCCAGCGGGACGTTGGCGGCGTTGGCAGTAGAAAGTCCGCCACGGTCTGCGATCATGGTCGGCGTTGCGGTGGCCCAAGTCGGTGAATTCAGCTTCCTCCTTGCCCAGCAAGGTCAGGAAAACGGTCTGCTACGCGGCGATCCCTATCAGGTGTTTCTCGCCGTCTCCATTCTTTCCATGATCATGACGCCGTTTCTCATGCAATGGTCTCCCGCTATGGCACGCCGCGTCGAGGCGGTCCAGCGTCTCCGCCATTGGCTGCCAAGCCGCACGGAGGCCCACGCGATACACTCCGAAGGCAAGCACATCCGGATCAAAGATCACGTGATCATCGTGGGGTACGGGTTGAACGGCAGGAATCTCGCACGCGTCTTGAGTGAGACAGAGATTCCGCACGTCGCATTGGATTTGGACGGCGACACCGTGAGACGAGAGTCACAGCACGGCGTGCCCGTGTACTACGGCGACGGCACCAATGCCAACGTGCTGCATCACATGAAAGTGGAAGACGCCAAGGTATTAGTCGTGGCCATCTCCGACCCCTTCGTCACGAGACGCGCCGTCCAAGTGGCCAAGGGACTGAATCCAAAAATCCATATCGTGGTGAGAACCCGCTACCTGCGTGAGCTCGAGGAACTGCATCAGCTGGGGGCAGACGACGTCGTTCCCGAGGAATTCGAAACGTCGATCGAGATTTTCGCGCTCGTCCTGCGAACCTACAACATGCCGCAGGATTTCGTCACGCGAAAAGCCGAACAGATACGCCGGGAAGGGTATGCGCTATTGCGTCGCAGCGAGCTGCCGGAACTTGCCCATCACTTGCGGGGGGGAACTCTCACCGATGCCGAGGTGGAGACTTGCCGAATCGAAGACGATTCACCGTCTGCGGGAAAATCGTTCGGGGAGTTGGCCATTCGCCCGATGACGGGCGCCTCGGTCATCGCCTGGACGCGAAGCGGCATCACGGAATCCAATCCTTCGCTGAAAATCAAGCTTCTGGCCGGTGACATCGTAGTGCTGCTGGGGTCGCGCGAGCAGATTCGGCGGGCCATGAGTCTTCTGGTGGAATCGAAGACAGAATGA
- the nth gene encoding endonuclease III, giving the protein MRQDQVPAAIRIVKREIRQWQEPVVGVVARESGRDPFRILISCLLSLRTKDKTTAEASARLFALAHTPSELLKVPAARIEQTIFPVGFYRTKAKSIHAISRRLIDQYGGRVPDSIDDLVTLPGVGRKTANLVVTVGYHKPGICVDIHVHRITNRWGYIRTATPDKSEVALRAKLPKRYWIILNDLLVPFGQHLCQPVSPFCSRCKIARYCDRVGVTRSR; this is encoded by the coding sequence ATGCGGCAGGATCAGGTTCCAGCGGCGATTCGGATCGTCAAGCGTGAAATCCGCCAATGGCAGGAACCGGTCGTCGGAGTGGTCGCACGGGAGTCTGGCCGAGACCCTTTCAGAATTCTCATCTCCTGCCTGCTGAGTCTCCGAACGAAGGACAAAACGACCGCAGAAGCCAGTGCGAGACTCTTCGCGCTCGCCCACACTCCGTCTGAACTGCTGAAAGTGCCCGCTGCACGGATCGAACAGACGATCTTTCCTGTCGGGTTTTATCGAACCAAGGCGAAATCTATACATGCGATCTCCAGGCGACTGATCGATCAGTATGGTGGACGGGTCCCTGACTCGATCGACGACCTGGTCACTTTGCCCGGGGTCGGTCGCAAGACCGCCAACCTTGTTGTCACGGTTGGATACCACAAGCCCGGTATTTGTGTGGATATCCATGTCCACCGTATTACGAACCGCTGGGGATACATCCGGACGGCGACTCCGGACAAGTCGGAAGTCGCGTTGCGTGCCAAGTTACCGAAGCGGTATTGGATCATCTTGAACGATTTGCTGGTCCCATTCGGACAGCACCTCTGCCAGCCGGTGTCGCCATTTTGCAGCCGATGCAAGATTGCTCGCTATTGCGACCGGGTTGGGGTCACGCGGTCCCGATAA
- the rpsU gene encoding 30S ribosomal protein S21, with translation MEIKVFNNNVEKALKVAKKKLAGEGLFRELKRRRYYEKPSVRKKAKQREAQRRRQKWLSKRKPE, from the coding sequence ATGGAAATCAAGGTCTTCAACAACAACGTTGAAAAAGCCCTCAAGGTCGCCAAGAAAAAACTCGCCGGGGAAGGTCTCTTCAGGGAATTAAAGCGGCGTCGGTACTACGAGAAGCCGAGCGTCAGGAAGAAGGCCAAACAACGCGAGGCGCAACGGCGTCGACAGAAGTGGCTCTCCAAGCGTAAGCCCGAATAG
- a CDS encoding sulfurtransferase TusA family protein, with product MQADVKLDTLGYFCPMPIIMTSKKIKELTLGQVLEVVSDDEGIKKDMPAWCDTTGHQMLGLEEENAQSGRIYKAFVKKTK from the coding sequence ATGCAGGCTGATGTGAAATTGGATACGTTGGGGTATTTTTGTCCGATGCCGATCATTATGACCTCGAAGAAAATCAAGGAACTGACCTTGGGACAGGTGCTCGAAGTCGTTTCAGACGACGAAGGCATTAAAAAGGACATGCCCGCTTGGTGCGATACGACCGGACATCAGATGTTGGGCCTGGAAGAAGAAAACGCACAATCGGGGCGAATCTACAAGGCATTTGTAAAAAAAACCAAATAA
- a CDS encoding MBL fold metallo-hydrolase codes for MSRIWDSLPSQQYLSLAPWCWVQLESAESPGPFPFIGGVAPEVAAGLHEAHALLASSIDTAISDVFSKRAPVEDSERGRRLEDAYAELVNSRPHLRQHITCGRQPDGSFRWQFRADPQRSSAVINGGLRIFHSIKRQAVPIGFDQRPVGPIIGRVLGMLDGTHRTDEIRTVATTSPREAQPVLSRLMESLHQYECLRASSHATIRDTWFDVVQDQDMLHLGHAALLYRQRDTVLLFDPWFLPWFAESSVPSLWGSLIPKPAAIFLTHDHDDHVDPRTLLHIPKDVPIVIPSRRNKKKLFYDYHGLLRELGFGRVVELAHGETWPFEGGTVVSVPFYGEDPCDLEMPRNCYLITDRGHNVLVHADSGPTNDGRSPLKDGVITRLVERYGPIPLVFASQQQLLEIRSHAVHAPLSHPGKWLDVGENGYLTNGYLAELCTAARAKQFVSYATGGAEWYPDHLSFMFSRRNPARTALLTANWERPEKLKDLLSPHGCEYHYGHALELYRANQGGSVDIIAAGDALAPINLYRKDHGDPPFMRPERRA; via the coding sequence ATGAGCCGAATCTGGGACAGCCTCCCCTCTCAACAGTATCTCAGCCTGGCGCCGTGGTGTTGGGTCCAGCTTGAAAGCGCCGAATCGCCCGGACCGTTTCCTTTCATCGGCGGTGTGGCCCCGGAGGTCGCCGCCGGCCTCCATGAAGCTCATGCACTCCTGGCCAGTTCGATCGATACAGCCATCAGCGACGTCTTTTCCAAGCGGGCGCCGGTGGAGGACTCTGAACGAGGGAGGCGCCTCGAGGATGCCTATGCGGAATTGGTCAATTCCAGGCCGCATTTGCGCCAGCACATCACGTGCGGCAGACAGCCCGACGGAAGCTTTCGGTGGCAGTTTCGCGCGGACCCCCAGCGTTCATCGGCGGTGATCAACGGCGGCCTTCGCATTTTTCATTCGATTAAGCGTCAGGCCGTACCTATCGGGTTCGATCAACGTCCGGTCGGTCCGATCATCGGCAGGGTATTGGGCATGTTGGACGGAACGCATCGCACCGACGAGATCAGGACGGTCGCGACCACGTCGCCCCGCGAGGCCCAGCCGGTATTGAGCCGGCTGATGGAATCGCTGCACCAATACGAGTGTCTTCGGGCGTCATCGCACGCGACCATCCGGGATACCTGGTTTGATGTCGTGCAGGATCAGGACATGCTTCATCTGGGTCACGCCGCGTTGCTCTACCGTCAGCGCGATACCGTCCTCTTGTTTGATCCTTGGTTTCTGCCGTGGTTTGCCGAGTCGTCGGTCCCATCCTTATGGGGATCATTAATCCCGAAACCCGCCGCCATTTTTCTCACGCATGACCACGATGATCATGTCGACCCTCGGACCCTCCTTCATATTCCCAAAGACGTTCCGATCGTTATCCCGAGCCGCCGCAACAAGAAGAAGCTGTTTTATGACTACCATGGCTTGTTGCGTGAGCTTGGCTTTGGCCGAGTGGTCGAACTGGCCCACGGTGAAACCTGGCCGTTCGAAGGAGGCACGGTCGTGTCCGTTCCGTTCTATGGCGAAGATCCCTGCGATTTGGAGATGCCAAGGAATTGTTATCTGATCACTGACCGCGGGCATAACGTCTTGGTCCATGCAGACAGTGGCCCCACCAATGACGGACGGTCCCCGTTGAAAGACGGAGTCATCACTCGGCTGGTCGAACGGTATGGGCCCATTCCCTTGGTCTTTGCTTCGCAGCAACAGTTACTGGAGATCCGGAGCCATGCGGTTCATGCCCCGCTCTCTCATCCGGGCAAATGGCTGGATGTCGGCGAGAACGGTTATTTGACGAACGGATACTTGGCAGAACTCTGTACGGCCGCACGGGCGAAACAGTTCGTGTCGTATGCGACCGGCGGAGCCGAGTGGTATCCGGACCATCTCTCGTTCATGTTCAGCCGGCGCAACCCCGCTCGCACGGCCCTGCTCACGGCGAATTGGGAGCGGCCGGAAAAATTGAAAGATCTTCTTTCTCCGCACGGCTGTGAGTATCATTACGGTCACGCGCTCGAGTTGTACCGGGCGAATCAAGGCGGCAGCGTGGACATCATAGCGGCGGGAGACGCTCTGGCGCCGATAAATCTCTACCGGAAGGATCACGGTGATCCGCCGTTCATGAGGCCCGAGCGTCGAGCCTGA
- a CDS encoding Rieske 2Fe-2S domain-containing protein, with protein sequence MNVDLITEIKPSKNAPLFGFWYPACPSSDLGPGSLKGTIMLGLPILVCKTAQGAVAAMRDICPHRGMPLSFGRMHNDCVECAYHGWRFDQKGRCQGIPALVEGSPIQPDKIGILTYPCRERDGYIWVFIPDSQQPDQTIPDVPPLPLPSSPYRMVQISTTLDCTIDDGIVGLMDPAHGPFVHQSSWWRTQDSMHEKAKTFEPIPCGFRMVPHAPSKNSGPYKILNLFYGGPLTTTIDFVLPNQRFEFVQCGSMFVSTRATVTPITDLQCRIDFCAAWNALGWLPFSKTLFRYFANIFMRQDKQAMERQAVGLRYNPALMLIDDADTPAKWYYKLKSAHLASVQTGRPFDHPLKGRVTLRWRS encoded by the coding sequence ATGAATGTAGATCTTATCACCGAAATCAAGCCTTCCAAGAATGCGCCGTTATTCGGGTTCTGGTATCCGGCTTGTCCGAGTTCCGACCTCGGACCAGGCAGCCTCAAAGGCACCATCATGCTCGGATTGCCGATCCTGGTGTGCAAGACAGCCCAGGGGGCGGTAGCCGCTATGCGAGACATTTGTCCGCACCGCGGCATGCCTCTTTCTTTTGGACGTATGCACAATGACTGTGTCGAATGCGCATATCACGGTTGGCGCTTCGATCAAAAGGGACGGTGTCAGGGCATTCCGGCACTGGTGGAGGGATCTCCCATCCAACCGGACAAGATCGGTATTCTCACATATCCCTGCCGAGAACGGGACGGCTACATCTGGGTATTCATCCCTGATTCTCAACAGCCGGATCAAACGATTCCCGACGTCCCGCCTCTGCCTCTTCCCTCATCGCCTTATCGGATGGTTCAGATATCGACCACCCTCGACTGTACCATCGACGATGGGATCGTCGGTTTGATGGATCCGGCCCACGGCCCTTTTGTTCACCAAAGCTCATGGTGGCGAACGCAAGACAGCATGCATGAGAAAGCGAAGACGTTCGAACCCATCCCATGCGGATTCAGAATGGTGCCCCACGCACCGTCCAAGAACAGCGGGCCATATAAGATCCTCAACCTCTTTTATGGGGGGCCACTGACGACAACCATCGATTTTGTGTTGCCGAACCAGCGCTTTGAATTCGTGCAATGCGGCAGCATGTTCGTGTCCACACGCGCCACGGTCACACCCATCACAGACCTGCAATGTCGGATCGACTTCTGTGCCGCATGGAACGCACTCGGATGGCTGCCGTTTTCCAAGACGCTCTTCCGTTATTTCGCCAATATTTTCATGAGACAGGATAAACAGGCCATGGAACGGCAGGCGGTTGGCCTGCGCTACAACCCCGCACTCATGCTGATCGACGACGCCGATACGCCCGCCAAATGGTATTACAAATTGAAATCCGCCCACTTGGCATCGGTGCAGACCGGCCGGCCGTTCGATCATCCCCTGAAGGGCCGTGTCACGTTGCGCTGGAGAAGTTAA
- a CDS encoding PGPGW domain-containing protein, translated as MDWLLSTTQQYVSAQTLITLTVLSVVFFIGTLIAIPFILVRLPANYFDTRVPRPWMQDHHPVLRTAGHVLKNLIGAVFVFTGFLMLFLPGQGVLTMLIGISMLDFPGKRTVEAKLVGHPTVLGAINAMRQKFAKPPLVLAPDP; from the coding sequence ATGGATTGGCTGCTTTCAACCACACAACAGTATGTTTCGGCTCAGACATTGATTACCCTGACGGTGCTCTCGGTCGTCTTTTTCATCGGCACATTGATCGCAATTCCGTTCATCCTCGTGCGGCTGCCGGCCAATTACTTCGATACCCGAGTTCCCCGGCCGTGGATGCAGGACCATCATCCGGTTCTGAGGACCGCCGGCCACGTGCTCAAGAACCTGATTGGAGCGGTATTTGTCTTCACGGGATTTCTGATGTTGTTCCTGCCGGGGCAAGGTGTCTTGACCATGCTGATTGGGATTTCGATGTTGGATTTTCCAGGTAAACGAACGGTCGAAGCCAAACTCGTCGGCCACCCGACCGTCCTCGGTGCCATCAATGCGATGCGACAGAAATTTGCGAAACCCCCTCTCGTGCTCGCCCCGGACCCCTAA
- a CDS encoding DsrE/DsrF/DrsH-like family protein — MIGTQVDPAVALSDLQTSKPERVTIVLLSGDLDRAMAAFIIATGAAAMGMQVTMFFTFWGLNTIRRNGATSSAKDWLRRMFGVLNKGGAENLPLSRFHFGGLGTRMMQTVMKQNRMPGVPELMRTAMDLGVRFIACTTTMGLMGITKDTLIEGIDQFAGVTTYLAEAKQGSVNLFI, encoded by the coding sequence ATGATTGGTACACAGGTTGATCCGGCGGTCGCCTTGAGTGATCTTCAAACCTCCAAACCCGAGCGCGTCACGATCGTCCTATTGAGTGGAGACCTTGACCGGGCGATGGCCGCGTTCATCATCGCCACCGGCGCAGCAGCCATGGGTATGCAGGTCACGATGTTTTTCACCTTCTGGGGATTGAATACCATCCGCCGCAACGGGGCGACGAGTTCAGCCAAGGATTGGCTTCGGCGCATGTTCGGGGTGTTGAACAAGGGAGGCGCCGAGAATCTTCCGTTGTCCCGTTTTCATTTCGGGGGGCTGGGCACCAGGATGATGCAGACGGTCATGAAGCAAAACCGGATGCCGGGTGTACCGGAATTGATGCGGACGGCCATGGATCTTGGGGTGCGGTTCATTGCTTGCACGACCACGATGGGTCTGATGGGAATTACCAAGGATACGCTGATCGAGGGCATTGATCAGTTCGCCGGCGTGACCACATATTTGGCCGAGGCGAAACAGGGAAGCGTCAATCTGTTTATCTAG
- a CDS encoding HAD family phosphatase gives MIRAMIFDFNGVLADDESSHVACFQQALAEFGLILTAEDYYGTYLGMDERTCAGILLTSRDGTLDTVLLDRITARKTQLFLDHTAVHRPQVFDGVTKFVLQAQGRYRLAIASGGRRHQIANALAGADIEKVFEVIVAAEDCPIGKPDPAIYALTLARLNAIEPTTSLAPDQCLVIEDSLAGVRSARAAGMRILALSTTYPAEKLCEADLVLPNLLQVTPEFLAACMTRAG, from the coding sequence ATGATTCGGGCTATGATCTTCGATTTCAACGGCGTTCTGGCGGACGATGAGTCGTCGCATGTCGCCTGTTTTCAGCAGGCGCTCGCGGAGTTTGGTTTGATTCTGACTGCGGAAGACTATTACGGAACATATTTGGGGATGGATGAGCGTACCTGTGCCGGCATCTTGCTGACCTCTAGAGATGGTACGCTGGACACCGTGCTGCTCGACCGGATCACCGCCCGGAAGACGCAACTGTTTCTCGACCATACGGCAGTCCATCGTCCACAAGTATTTGATGGAGTGACCAAGTTCGTCCTGCAAGCGCAAGGTCGCTACCGGCTGGCCATTGCGTCCGGCGGCCGAAGGCACCAAATTGCCAATGCACTTGCCGGAGCTGACATTGAGAAAGTTTTTGAGGTCATCGTGGCCGCGGAAGACTGTCCGATCGGAAAACCCGACCCTGCGATCTACGCCCTGACGCTGGCCCGCCTCAACGCGATCGAGCCCACAACCAGCCTCGCTCCCGATCAATGCCTGGTCATCGAGGACTCACTCGCGGGTGTTCGATCGGCGCGCGCGGCTGGCATGCGAATCCTCGCGCTGAGCACGACCTATCCAGCTGAAAAGCTATGCGAAGCAGATCTCGTATTGCCGAACCTGCTTCAAGTCACACCCGAGTTCTTGGCGGCATGTATGACTCGAGCCGGATGA
- a CDS encoding VOC family protein, which translates to MGRHRGIRHVALRVTNLSRSRAFYTDLLDMQVVWEPDQDNVYFSSGSDNLALHQIEAGQVPAYRSSPHQFLDHLGVILESREAVDALYSDMMARIEPLGGRIVKAPKAHRDGSYSFYCADPDGNVIQALYEPTISKLT; encoded by the coding sequence ATGGGTCGGCATCGCGGTATCAGACACGTGGCGTTGCGCGTGACGAATTTATCCCGCTCTCGCGCCTTTTACACCGATCTGCTGGACATGCAGGTGGTCTGGGAGCCGGATCAGGACAACGTCTATTTCAGTTCAGGCTCCGACAATTTAGCTCTCCACCAAATCGAGGCGGGTCAGGTGCCAGCGTATCGTTCGTCGCCGCATCAATTTCTCGATCATCTAGGCGTCATCTTGGAAAGCCGCGAAGCGGTCGACGCGCTTTACAGCGATATGATGGCCAGGATCGAACCGCTCGGTGGGCGCATCGTGAAAGCGCCGAAAGCGCATCGCGACGGAAGTTATTCCTTCTATTGTGCTGATCCGGACGGCAACGTCATTCAAGCCCTCTACGAGCCCACCATCAGTAAACTGACCTGA